In Methylomonas sp. MK1, the following are encoded in one genomic region:
- a CDS encoding flagellar hook assembly protein FlgD: MTSAIDTFNNLGLATTGSGTAKGVQKQTLGQDQFLKLLTTQMTHQDPMKPMDNGEFLGQMAQFSTVSGIQDLQASFKDFADSISSNQALQAASLVGRYVSAPSKEALLGAGGTVSGDFVLPSSSTNVDVKIINPKTGATVREIDLGAQSSGTTKFEWDGKDSQGHLADPGVYKVQASAWLDGANTVLATNIKSLVKSVNMSTGSNSVQVNLDGLGTVKFSQIKQIL; this comes from the coding sequence ATGACCAGCGCAATCGATACATTTAACAACCTCGGCCTAGCCACTACCGGTTCCGGCACAGCAAAAGGCGTGCAAAAACAAACCCTGGGACAAGATCAATTTCTGAAACTGCTGACCACGCAAATGACCCATCAGGATCCAATGAAACCCATGGATAACGGCGAATTTCTCGGCCAAATGGCCCAGTTTAGTACCGTTTCCGGCATTCAGGATCTGCAAGCTTCGTTCAAGGATTTTGCCGATTCGATCAGTTCCAACCAAGCCTTGCAGGCCGCGAGTTTGGTGGGTCGCTACGTGTCCGCCCCAAGCAAGGAAGCACTGCTAGGCGCCGGCGGCACAGTTTCCGGCGATTTCGTCTTACCGAGCAGTTCCACCAATGTCGACGTCAAAATTATCAACCCCAAAACAGGCGCCACTGTTCGGGAAATCGATCTGGGCGCACAGTCGTCGGGCACCACCAAATTCGAATGGGACGGCAAGGACAGTCAAGGCCACCTCGCCGACCCTGGAGTATACAAAGTTCAGGCTTCCGCCTGGTTGGACGGCGCCAACACCGTATTGGCAACCAATATAAAATCGCTGGTGAAAAGCGTCAACATGAGCACTGGCAGCAATAGCGTACAAGTCAACCTAGACGGACTCGGCACCGTAAAATTCAGTCAAATCAAACAAATCTTGTGA
- a CDS encoding CheR family methyltransferase, translating into MLNQAEPGSPVGKNIDISAAEYQSIQQFLSQNCGIELGDSKQYLVKSRLLPLMGKFEFASFAELVNSLQSASFSAQKIKSAVIDAMTTNETFWFRDERQFVELKDQVLPSLLNRKNGNVRVWSAACSSGQEPYSIAICALEAIRASAKSRSVQIIGTDISEAILEEAKRAVYSEAALSRGMDSAAKARYFHKNYDGYLLSPEVSQLVRFQQFNLLKSFTALGRFDLIFCRNVLIYFSDQVKRDILTRMADSLEPGGYLFLSSTEAMPTGLNSFELVRSGLTSYFKKVG; encoded by the coding sequence ATGTTGAACCAGGCTGAACCGGGTAGTCCGGTGGGTAAAAATATCGACATTTCCGCCGCGGAGTATCAATCTATACAGCAGTTCCTCAGCCAAAATTGCGGCATTGAGTTGGGTGACAGCAAACAATACCTGGTAAAAAGCAGGTTATTGCCCTTGATGGGCAAATTTGAATTCGCAAGCTTTGCTGAACTGGTCAACAGCCTGCAATCTGCGTCATTTTCCGCGCAAAAAATCAAAAGCGCCGTCATCGACGCAATGACCACCAACGAGACCTTCTGGTTTCGCGACGAACGGCAATTCGTCGAACTCAAAGACCAGGTCCTACCCAGCTTGCTAAATCGCAAAAATGGCAACGTCAGAGTTTGGTCCGCCGCTTGCTCATCCGGCCAGGAACCCTACTCGATAGCCATCTGCGCCCTGGAAGCAATCAGGGCCTCTGCCAAATCCCGCTCCGTGCAAATTATCGGCACGGACATCTCCGAAGCTATTCTTGAGGAAGCCAAGAGAGCGGTTTATTCGGAAGCCGCGCTGTCGCGTGGCATGGATAGCGCGGCAAAAGCACGGTATTTCCACAAAAATTACGACGGCTACTTACTTAGCCCGGAAGTCAGCCAACTCGTGCGTTTTCAACAATTCAATCTGCTCAAATCGTTCACTGCCTTGGGCCGTTTTGACCTGATTTTCTGTCGCAACGTACTGATCTATTTCTCGGATCAAGTCAAACGCGACATTCTCACCCGCATGGCCGACAGTCTGGAACCGGGCGGCTATCTGTTCCTCAGTAGTACCGAAGCGATGCCAACGGGCTTAAACAGCTTTGAATTGGTTCGCTCCGGCTTAACCAGCTACTTCAAAAAAGTCGGTTAA
- the flgE gene encoding flagellar hook protein FlgE: MAFTTALSGLNAASNNLAVTGNNIANANTVGFKKSRSEFADVYASSLGGVSNTTAGAGVRVANVAQQFNQGSLSFTDNNLDLAISGEGFFTMAKSPTETNDITYTRSGEFKLDKDGYLVNNQGKSLMVYKPNGTAVADGFSTGVTQPVQINTLTGLPSATDTVSLAVNLNANETVPTVTPFDPTNNNSYNSQTSVTVYDSLGSPHILSTYYVKGASTASTTDWSVYHYMAEPATPTARTSINAGTYGTAVAAPATPSTLPTPAVMTFDSSGKLQTPVSGRFALSDYTILPATGAAPVKVGTMDFFGSTQVQEKFSVNTMTQNGLPAGRLTGIDIDDEGVIFARFSNGGSQTMGKVALTRFANTNGLAKIGDTAWGQSANSGEPIPGEAGANNFGLIQAGALESSNVELSAQLVNLIVAQQHYQANAQTITTENSIMQTILQIR; encoded by the coding sequence ATGGCTTTTACAACAGCATTAAGCGGCTTAAACGCCGCATCCAACAACCTGGCGGTGACCGGCAATAATATTGCCAACGCCAATACCGTGGGCTTTAAAAAATCACGCTCGGAATTCGCAGACGTTTATGCGTCCAGCCTGGGCGGCGTCAGCAACACCACTGCCGGCGCTGGCGTCAGAGTTGCCAACGTCGCCCAGCAATTCAATCAAGGCAGTTTGTCGTTCACCGACAACAATCTGGATTTGGCGATCAGCGGCGAAGGCTTCTTCACCATGGCCAAAAGCCCAACAGAAACCAATGACATTACTTATACTCGCTCCGGCGAATTCAAACTGGATAAGGACGGCTATCTGGTCAACAATCAGGGCAAATCGCTGATGGTCTACAAACCCAACGGCACTGCCGTCGCGGATGGTTTCAGCACCGGGGTAACACAGCCAGTTCAGATCAATACCCTTACCGGCCTGCCCAGCGCCACGGACACCGTATCGCTGGCGGTGAATCTCAATGCCAACGAAACAGTTCCGACGGTGACGCCGTTCGACCCAACCAACAATAACTCCTACAACTCGCAAACCTCGGTGACCGTTTATGATTCGCTGGGCTCGCCGCATATTCTGTCTACATACTATGTGAAAGGCGCCTCAACCGCCTCAACTACGGATTGGAGCGTTTACCACTATATGGCCGAACCGGCCACACCGACAGCCAGAACCTCGATCAATGCCGGCACCTATGGCACTGCGGTTGCCGCTCCGGCCACCCCCTCCACATTGCCGACGCCGGCCGTGATGACCTTCGACTCCTCCGGTAAATTACAAACCCCGGTATCCGGTAGGTTCGCCCTGAGTGACTACACCATATTGCCGGCAACCGGCGCGGCACCGGTTAAGGTGGGTACCATGGACTTCTTCGGATCCACTCAGGTTCAGGAAAAGTTCAGCGTGAATACGATGACGCAAAACGGCTTACCGGCCGGACGCTTGACGGGCATTGATATTGACGATGAAGGGGTAATATTTGCCCGTTTCAGTAACGGCGGCTCACAAACCATGGGTAAAGTCGCATTGACACGCTTCGCCAATACCAACGGCTTGGCCAAAATCGGCGATACCGCCTGGGGACAAAGCGCCAACTCCGGGGAACCGATTCCCGGTGAAGCAGGCGCGAATAACTTTGGTCTGATTCAGGCCGGCGCGTTGGAAAGCTCGAATGTCGAGTTATCCGCGCAATTGGTCAATCTCATCGTCGCCCAACAGCATTATCAGGCCAATGCCCAGACCATTACTACGGAAAACAGCATCATGCAAACCATTCTGCAAATTCGGTAA
- a CDS encoding chemotaxis protein CheV: protein MAGVLDGVDQRTKLAGHNRFELLLFKLVSKQRFGINVFKVQEVIQCPPLTQIPNSHSVICGVAHLRGKTIPVLDLSMAIGMRPLVRDAGCYVIVTEYNRSIQGFLVGSVDRIINIGWEQVKAPPTGTGKESYLTAVTEIDGELIEVIDVEKVMKEVIGGREEASAEIIDMEVTSKNDHILVVDDSSVARNQVKRVCQQIGIECTLLKDGQEAWDHLNALVADGIDIQDKYSMIISDVEMPRMDGYTLATKIKADPNMKKIYLILHTSLSGVFNTSMVQKVGANEFLAKFDPDSLMNSIQHQLKLYHAAHS, encoded by the coding sequence ATGGCCGGAGTCTTAGACGGAGTCGATCAGCGCACCAAACTGGCGGGGCACAACAGATTCGAACTTTTGTTGTTTAAACTTGTTAGTAAACAACGATTTGGGATTAATGTTTTCAAAGTTCAGGAAGTGATTCAATGCCCACCCTTAACGCAAATTCCCAATTCACATTCTGTGATTTGCGGCGTTGCTCACCTGCGCGGCAAAACCATTCCCGTACTCGATTTGTCGATGGCTATCGGCATGAGACCCTTGGTGCGCGACGCCGGCTGCTACGTCATCGTGACCGAATACAACCGTTCCATTCAAGGCTTTCTGGTCGGTTCGGTAGACCGGATCATCAATATCGGCTGGGAACAAGTAAAAGCCCCACCTACCGGCACCGGTAAAGAAAGCTACCTAACCGCAGTAACTGAAATAGACGGTGAGCTGATAGAAGTGATTGACGTCGAAAAAGTCATGAAAGAAGTCATCGGCGGCCGCGAAGAAGCTTCTGCAGAAATCATCGACATGGAAGTAACCAGCAAAAACGATCACATACTGGTGGTGGACGATTCATCGGTGGCCAGAAACCAAGTTAAGCGGGTCTGCCAGCAAATTGGCATCGAATGTACACTGCTAAAAGACGGCCAAGAAGCCTGGGATCATTTAAATGCACTGGTGGCCGACGGCATCGATATTCAGGACAAATACTCGATGATCATTTCCGATGTGGAAATGCCGCGCATGGACGGCTATACCCTAGCCACCAAAATCAAGGCCGACCCCAACATGAAAAAAATCTATTTGATTTTGCATACTTCATTAAGCGGCGTGTTTAACACATCGATGGTCCAAAAAGTCGGTGCCAACGAATTTCTGGCCAAATTTGATCCCGACTCGTTGATGAATTCCATCCAGCACCAGCTCAAACTTTATCATGCAGCCCATTCCTGA
- the flgB gene encoding flagellar basal body rod protein FlgB, with amino-acid sequence MAINFDSALGIHPQALALREKRSEILASNLANADTPDYKARDLDFKSVFQQALAGDGSELKRSQQGHLQNQNNVLGADLLYRNPQQASLDGNTVESHIEQAKYAENAVQYEASLRFINNKFSGLMSAIKGE; translated from the coding sequence ATGGCTATTAATTTCGACAGTGCCTTAGGCATACATCCGCAAGCACTAGCGTTGCGCGAAAAGCGCAGCGAGATTCTGGCTTCAAACCTGGCCAACGCCGACACCCCCGATTACAAAGCCCGCGATCTGGACTTCAAATCGGTGTTTCAACAAGCCCTGGCCGGGGACGGCTCGGAACTGAAACGCAGCCAGCAAGGCCATCTGCAAAACCAAAACAACGTGCTCGGCGCCGACCTGCTCTATCGCAATCCGCAACAAGCCTCGCTGGACGGCAATACCGTCGAGTCGCATATCGAGCAAGCCAAATACGCGGAAAACGCCGTGCAATACGAAGCCAGCTTGCGCTTTATCAACAACAAGTTTTCCGGCTTGATGTCGGCCATTAAAGGAGAATAA
- the flgJ gene encoding flagellar assembly peptidoglycan hydrolase FlgJ — translation MLNVDSASVYTDFNGLAKLKQGAREQSPEAIKEVAKQFESVFLGMVMKNMRQAKLADGILDSQQTQFYQDMYDQQMSVHLAGKPGIGFADLIAQQLSPKQNKDEEKDEQLSASDFLNRAAGTGASNNPDNHQSLRAGEETEEQMPLDASGLSSLERSLARLERSQKVLADQWQTLDDKVRSDSDRPLTSRDEFVNQLRPHAEQAARSLGVDPNVLLAQAALETGWGQGMVKNAQGDNSFNLFNIKADRSWQGKQAKTMTLEYDGGVAKKEMAGFRAYESYKDSFDDYVNFIKTNPRYSEALKSAGNAGQYLHELQQAGYATDPRYAEKVMTIYHSQTAAQVAALKSAG, via the coding sequence ATGTTAAACGTAGACAGTGCTTCGGTGTATACCGACTTCAACGGCCTGGCGAAACTTAAACAAGGCGCCCGCGAGCAATCGCCCGAGGCGATCAAGGAAGTCGCCAAACAATTCGAGTCGGTGTTTTTAGGCATGGTCATGAAAAACATGCGTCAAGCTAAATTGGCCGACGGCATATTGGACAGCCAGCAAACCCAGTTTTATCAAGACATGTACGACCAACAGATGTCCGTGCATCTGGCCGGCAAACCCGGCATCGGTTTTGCGGATTTAATTGCCCAACAATTGTCGCCCAAACAAAACAAGGACGAAGAAAAGGACGAGCAACTGTCCGCTAGCGATTTCTTGAATCGCGCGGCCGGCACCGGCGCCAGCAATAACCCCGACAATCACCAGTCGCTGCGGGCCGGCGAGGAAACCGAAGAGCAAATGCCGCTGGATGCCTCCGGCTTAAGTAGCCTGGAGCGCAGCTTGGCCCGCCTGGAACGCAGCCAGAAAGTCCTGGCCGACCAATGGCAAACCCTGGACGATAAAGTGCGCAGCGATAGTGATCGGCCGCTAACGTCCAGGGACGAGTTCGTTAACCAACTGCGGCCGCATGCCGAACAAGCCGCGCGCAGTCTGGGAGTGGATCCCAACGTGTTGCTGGCTCAAGCGGCATTGGAAACCGGCTGGGGCCAAGGCATGGTAAAAAATGCCCAAGGCGATAACAGCTTTAACTTGTTCAATATCAAGGCCGATAGGTCCTGGCAAGGCAAACAAGCCAAAACCATGACGCTTGAATATGACGGCGGCGTTGCCAAAAAAGAAATGGCCGGCTTCCGCGCTTACGAGTCCTACAAAGACAGCTTCGACGATTACGTGAATTTTATAAAAACCAATCCGCGTTATAGCGAAGCCTTGAAGAGCGCCGGCAACGCCGGCCAGTATTTACACGAACTGCAACAAGCCGGTTATGCCACCGATCCGCGGTATGCCGAAAAAGTGATGACGATCTACCACAGCCAAACCGCGGCCCAGGTAGCAGCTCTGAAAAGCGCGGGTTAG
- the flgF gene encoding flagellar basal-body rod protein FlgF, producing MDRSLYIAMNGAKQTLLAQGANANNLANAQTTGFKADFEQFRAMPAFGPGYPSRVYSMTERPGTNMASGSIHTTGRDLDVAINGQGWIAVRNAEGQEAYTRAGDLRLTPEGLLQNGAGLSVLGEGGEPITVPPAQKMEIGTDGTISIVPQGVNATNSVIVERIKLVNPDPANLEKREDGLMHAKQAGAIPPDANVTLIQGSLESSNVNALAAMVEMIELSRNFELQSKVMKNIDDTSGASAKLMQVA from the coding sequence ATGGACCGTAGCCTTTATATCGCGATGAACGGCGCCAAGCAGACCTTGCTGGCGCAAGGCGCCAACGCCAATAATCTGGCCAACGCTCAAACCACCGGCTTCAAAGCCGATTTCGAGCAATTCCGCGCGATGCCGGCTTTCGGTCCCGGCTACCCCTCAAGGGTTTATTCGATGACCGAACGCCCCGGCACCAACATGGCTAGCGGCAGCATCCACACCACTGGCCGCGACCTGGATGTCGCGATCAACGGCCAGGGCTGGATCGCGGTACGTAATGCAGAGGGCCAGGAAGCCTATACCCGCGCCGGCGATCTTCGGCTAACCCCCGAAGGCTTATTGCAAAACGGCGCCGGACTCTCGGTGCTCGGCGAAGGCGGTGAACCGATCACCGTTCCGCCCGCTCAAAAAATGGAAATCGGCACCGACGGCACCATCTCCATCGTCCCGCAAGGTGTCAATGCCACCAACAGCGTGATTGTCGAACGGATCAAGCTGGTCAACCCCGATCCGGCCAATCTGGAAAAACGCGAAGACGGCTTGATGCACGCCAAGCAAGCCGGCGCCATCCCGCCCGACGCCAATGTCACGCTGATTCAAGGCTCGCTGGAATCCAGCAACGTCAATGCTTTGGCGGCGATGGTGGAAATGATAGAGCTATCTCGAAACTTCGAATTGCAATCCAAAGTCATGAAAAACATCGACGACACATCAGGCGCCAGCGCCAAGCTGATGCAAGTGGCATAG
- the flgG gene encoding flagellar basal-body rod protein FlgG, which translates to MTERALWVAKSGLDAQQTRMAVISNNLANVNTTGFKKARPIFADLMYQNVRQAGAQSTQNTQLPTGLQLGTGVRTVATEKLHTQGNILQTGNSLDIAVSGRGFMQILMPNGDINYTRDGSFKMDSTGQVVTSNGMPLEPAITIPQDALSITVGQDGTVSVTQPGAAAANQVGQIQIADFINTAGLEPIGDNLFRETVASGAPIIGAPGENELGTLIQGSLETSNVNVVEELVNMIETQRAYEMNSKAISTTDQMLSFVTQQL; encoded by the coding sequence ATGACAGAACGAGCATTATGGGTCGCAAAATCCGGTTTGGATGCCCAACAAACCCGCATGGCGGTTATTTCCAATAACCTGGCCAACGTCAACACCACCGGCTTCAAGAAAGCCAGACCTATTTTCGCCGACTTGATGTATCAAAACGTCCGTCAGGCCGGCGCGCAGTCCACCCAAAACACCCAATTACCCACCGGCTTACAGCTTGGCACCGGGGTGCGCACGGTGGCTACCGAAAAACTGCACACCCAAGGCAATATTCTGCAAACCGGCAACTCGCTGGATATCGCGGTCAGCGGACGCGGTTTTATGCAGATTTTAATGCCCAACGGCGACATCAACTACACCCGCGACGGCTCGTTCAAAATGGATTCGACCGGTCAGGTGGTGACCTCCAACGGCATGCCGCTGGAACCGGCCATCACCATTCCGCAGGACGCGTTGAGCATCACGGTCGGCCAGGACGGCACGGTCTCGGTGACCCAACCGGGCGCTGCGGCAGCCAATCAGGTAGGACAGATTCAGATTGCCGACTTCATCAACACCGCAGGCCTTGAACCGATTGGCGACAACCTGTTCCGCGAAACCGTGGCCAGCGGCGCGCCGATCATCGGCGCGCCCGGCGAAAACGAGCTAGGCACTTTGATACAAGGCTCTCTGGAAACCTCGAACGTCAACGTAGTGGAAGAACTGGTCAACATGATAGAAACCCAGCGCGCTTACGAGATGAACTCCAAAGCCATTTCCACCACCGACCAAATGCTGTCCTTTGTCACGCAACAACTTTAA
- a CDS encoding flagellar basal body P-ring protein FlgI yields the protein MNKICLIAMLLLANAAQAERIKDIASIAGVRSNQLVGYGLVTGLDKSGDKTKFTGQSLRSMMGKLGLTLPPDTDPKSKNVALVSVHADLPAFAKPGQKIDVTVSSIGDAKSLRGGSLLMSPLRGADGNVYAVAQGNLVVGGLSASGQDGSKITVNNPLVGRVPNGATVERIVPSSFDQSADLVFNLNSSDFTTAQRMADSINKALGAETAQAVDATSVSVRAPVNPNQRVGFASVIENLELAPDDAPAKVIVNSRTGTVIINSKVRVQPAAVSHGSLTVTISENPQVSQPNPLSGGSTVVTPQSNVSVKEDNNHMFVFNPGVSLDEIVQAVNGVGAGPSDLVAILEALKSAGALRAELIVI from the coding sequence ATGAACAAAATATGTCTAATCGCCATGCTTTTGTTAGCGAACGCCGCCCAGGCGGAACGTATCAAAGACATTGCCTCCATCGCCGGCGTGCGCAGCAACCAATTGGTGGGCTACGGCCTGGTCACCGGCCTGGATAAATCCGGCGACAAAACCAAATTTACCGGCCAAAGCTTGCGCAGCATGATGGGCAAGCTGGGCCTGACCTTGCCACCCGATACGGACCCCAAATCCAAAAACGTCGCGCTGGTCAGCGTTCACGCCGATCTGCCTGCTTTCGCCAAACCCGGTCAAAAAATTGACGTCACTGTATCGTCTATAGGCGATGCGAAAAGTCTGCGCGGCGGCTCGCTGTTGATGAGTCCGCTACGCGGTGCCGACGGCAATGTCTACGCGGTGGCGCAAGGCAATTTAGTGGTGGGTGGCCTCAGCGCCAGCGGCCAGGACGGTTCGAAAATTACCGTCAATAACCCACTAGTGGGCCGGGTGCCTAACGGCGCCACGGTGGAACGCATCGTACCTAGCTCATTCGATCAAAGCGCTGACCTGGTTTTTAATTTGAATTCGTCAGACTTTACCACCGCGCAACGCATGGCGGACTCCATCAACAAGGCGCTGGGCGCTGAAACCGCGCAAGCCGTCGATGCCACCTCGGTCAGCGTCAGAGCACCGGTTAACCCCAACCAACGGGTCGGCTTTGCCTCGGTGATCGAAAACCTGGAATTGGCGCCCGACGATGCGCCCGCCAAAGTGATTGTCAACTCCCGCACCGGTACGGTCATTATCAACAGCAAAGTTAGAGTACAACCGGCAGCGGTTTCTCACGGCAGCTTGACCGTGACTATCAGCGAGAATCCACAAGTCAGCCAACCTAACCCATTATCGGGCGGCAGTACCGTAGTGACACCGCAATCCAATGTGTCCGTAAAAGAAGATAACAATCACATGTTTGTCTTCAACCCCGGCGTGTCGCTAGACGAGATCGTCCAAGCGGTAAACGGCGTCGGCGCCGGCCCCAGCGACTTGGTGGCCATTTTGGAAGCATTGAAATCCGCCGGCGCGCTTAGAGCCGAGTTGATAGTGATTTAA
- the flgC gene encoding flagellar basal body rod protein FlgC, with translation MSSFRIFDVAGSGMNAQNLRLNLVASNISNASSVSSSIDQVYKSRQPVFAAELKNAMDKNSTTSGVNVLGVVENQAPPVMEYAPNHPLADATGYIYKSNVNTVEEMANMMSASRSYENNVEVLNTAKNLILQTLKMGQ, from the coding sequence ATGTCTTCATTTCGCATCTTCGATGTCGCCGGCAGCGGCATGAACGCGCAAAACCTGAGACTGAATCTGGTGGCCAGCAATATTTCCAATGCCAGCAGCGTCAGCAGCAGCATCGACCAGGTCTACAAATCCCGCCAACCCGTGTTTGCCGCCGAACTAAAAAACGCGATGGACAAGAACAGCACCACCAGCGGCGTCAACGTACTGGGCGTCGTCGAAAACCAGGCACCGCCGGTGATGGAATACGCCCCTAATCATCCGCTGGCGGACGCCACCGGCTACATCTATAAATCCAACGTCAATACCGTGGAAGAAATGGCCAATATGATGTCCGCTTCCCGCTCCTACGAGAACAATGTAGAGGTGTTGAACACCGCTAAAAACCTGATTCTGCAAACCCTGAAAATGGGACAGTGA
- the flgH gene encoding flagellar basal body L-ring protein FlgH, translated as MTKFITRQAGGKILLLAAIALLAGCDTLPKRDPDFAPVQPADLRPPQQSNGAIYQAGYDMRLFEDHAARRVGDILTVTFDENTNATKQANSKASKNSDIQASGSAPTIFGLASSALLGHDLATSIDYSMDRSTEGKGDARQSNRLTGGISVTVVDVLPNGNLRVRGEKRVTLNDGSEYIRLSGIVRPIDINVANTLPSSKVADATIMYTGDGALADSNKPGWISRVLSSPWFPF; from the coding sequence ATGACCAAATTCATCACACGGCAAGCAGGCGGCAAAATTTTGCTGTTAGCGGCAATCGCGTTACTGGCAGGCTGCGATACTTTGCCGAAACGCGACCCCGACTTCGCTCCGGTACAACCCGCCGACCTGCGCCCGCCCCAACAAAGCAACGGCGCGATTTACCAGGCCGGCTACGACATGCGCTTATTCGAAGATCATGCCGCGCGCCGGGTTGGCGATATTTTGACCGTAACATTCGACGAGAACACCAACGCCACCAAGCAAGCCAACTCCAAAGCCAGCAAGAACAGCGATATTCAAGCGTCGGGCAGCGCCCCCACCATTTTTGGTTTAGCCAGTTCCGCGCTGCTGGGTCACGACCTGGCAACATCCATTGACTACAGCATGGACCGCAGCACTGAAGGCAAAGGCGACGCCCGGCAAAGTAACAGACTGACCGGTGGCATCAGTGTCACCGTGGTCGACGTACTCCCTAACGGCAATCTGCGCGTACGCGGCGAAAAACGCGTCACGCTGAACGACGGCAGCGAATATATTCGCCTGTCCGGCATAGTGCGTCCGATCGACATCAACGTCGCCAACACCCTGCCCTCCAGCAAAGTAGCGGACGCTACCATCATGTATACCGGCGACGGCGCGTTGGCCGACAGTAACAAACCCGGCTGGATTTCCAGGGTATTGTCCAGCCCATGGTTTCCCTTCTAG